A stretch of DNA from Paenibacillus sp.:
TTTCAACGCGGAACCGCGCCTCGCGCTTTCTTTTTGTTGGAAAACCTTTTACACTAGGGGAGATAGAGAAACGCTGAAAGCGGGTTGTACTTCCATGATGTATTCAATGCTCAAATCCATATTATTCCGCATGGACCCCGAACGGGCGCATCACCTTACGATCGACGCGCTGTCCGCCGCCCAGCGGGTGCCGGGCGCGCTTGCCGCGCTGCGGGCGATGTACGGCGTGCCGGAGCACGCCGAGCTTGCAACGACGCTGTGGGGACTGCGGTTCCCGCATCCGATCGGGCTGTCGGCGGGGCTCGACAAGAACGGCGCGGCGGCGGAAGCGTTCGCGGCCGTCGGCTTCGGCTTCGTAGAGGTCGGCACCGTCACGCCGAAGGCGCAGCCGGGCAACGAACTGCCGCGACTGTTCCGGCTGAAGGAACACGAGGCGCTCATCAACCGGATGGGCTTCAACAACGCGGGCGCGGAAGCGATGGCGGACAGTTTGTCGCGATGTCGTCTGCCGGTGCCGCTGTTTATCAATATCGGCAAGAACAAAACGACGCCGAACGAAATCGCGGCGGAAGACTACGTCAGCAACTTGAACACGCTGTACGACTATGGACAAGCGTTCGTCGTCAACGTCAGCTCGCCGAATACGCCGGGGCTGCGCAACCTCCAGCAAGGGGACGAGATGCGCGCGCTGCTCGGCGAGGTAACCGCGGCTCGCGACGCGCTGGCGGCGAAGGCCGGCGGCGTTAACAAGCCGGTGCTCGTGAAAATCGCGCCCGACCTGACGGACGAGCAGCTCGCCGACACGGTCGCGGCGGTCGCGCTCTCCGGCGTGGACGGAATCGTCGCGACGAATACGACGCTGTCGCGGGACGGCATCCGCCACCCGCATGCCGGGGAAGCGGGCGGCCTTAGCGGGAAGCCGCTCAAACAGCGGTCGACCGAGGTCATTCGGGACGTATACCGGGCCACCGGCGGCGAACTGCCGATCATCGGCACGGGCGGCATTTTTACGGCGCACGACGCATATGAAAAGATACGGGCCGGCGCCTCCCTCGTACAGGTGTACACGGCGCTCATATACGAAGGGCCCGGTTTGGTGCGCCGATTGGCCGAGGGCGTGCGCAGCCGCGCGCTGGCGGACGGGTTCCGCAGCGTCGCCGAAGCGGTAGGCAAATCATAGAGAGGCGCGCCCAGCGCCGTCGCGGAGATGGAGGTGCAGCGGATGGACGGAAGAGACTGGGGGAAATTCCTCGTTCCATACGAGCAAGCGGTGGAAGAGCTGAAAGTGAAACTGAAGTCGATGCGCGTGGAAATGAAGAAACGGGAGGAATATTCGCCGATCGAATTTGTGACCGGCCGGGTGAAACGGGTGTCCAGCATTCTCGAAAAAGCGAAGCGGCTGAACGTCCCGATGGAGAAGCTCGAGGAAGGCATCGAAGACATCGCGGGCATCCGGATCATGTGCCAATTCGTCGCGGATATCGAGCAGATGGCGGATCTCATCCGCGCGCGCAAAGATATGAAGGTGCTGTACGAGAAAGACTACATACGCAACAATAAACCGAGCGGATACCGAAGCTACCACATCATCGTGGAGTACCCGGTGCAGACGGCGCTCGGCATGAAGGTGATCCTGGCGGAAATTCAGCTTCGGACGCTCGCGATGAATTTCTGGGCGACGATCGAGCATTCGCTGAGCTACAAGTTCCAAGGCAACTTGCCGGAGCATATCCGGGATCGGCTGTCGAAGGCGGCGGAAGCCGCATTCCGGCTCGACGAGGAGATGTCGCAAATCCGATCCGAAATCGTCGAAGCGCAAAAATTGTTCGAAAATCAGTCCGCGCTGATCAGCCAAGTGCTGAACGACATTCAACAGCTGTACTTCTATAACCGCGCGAAGGAAGCGCAGCAATTCCAAAACCGGTTCAGCGAGCTGTGGGGCGGGAAGGACGACCCGTGGAGCCTTCGGGAGCTGTCCGAACAAATCCAAGCGGCGCTGCTGCTCGCCCGGAAGGAACATATGTCGTGACGGAAAGCCGCTACGATCCGTTGTATGTCGCCTTCCTCGCCTATTTCAACCGGGAGCGGGATTATTTCGAATGCCACGAGGTGATGGAGCAGCTGTGGCTCGAGGAAGGGC
This window harbors:
- a CDS encoding quinone-dependent dihydroorotate dehydrogenase: MMYSMLKSILFRMDPERAHHLTIDALSAAQRVPGALAALRAMYGVPEHAELATTLWGLRFPHPIGLSAGLDKNGAAAEAFAAVGFGFVEVGTVTPKAQPGNELPRLFRLKEHEALINRMGFNNAGAEAMADSLSRCRLPVPLFINIGKNKTTPNEIAAEDYVSNLNTLYDYGQAFVVNVSSPNTPGLRNLQQGDEMRALLGEVTAARDALAAKAGGVNKPVLVKIAPDLTDEQLADTVAAVALSGVDGIVATNTTLSRDGIRHPHAGEAGGLSGKPLKQRSTEVIRDVYRATGGELPIIGTGGIFTAHDAYEKIRAGASLVQVYTALIYEGPGLVRRLAEGVRSRALADGFRSVAEAVGKS
- a CDS encoding GTP pyrophosphokinase family protein; amino-acid sequence: MDGRDWGKFLVPYEQAVEELKVKLKSMRVEMKKREEYSPIEFVTGRVKRVSSILEKAKRLNVPMEKLEEGIEDIAGIRIMCQFVADIEQMADLIRARKDMKVLYEKDYIRNNKPSGYRSYHIIVEYPVQTALGMKVILAEIQLRTLAMNFWATIEHSLSYKFQGNLPEHIRDRLSKAAEAAFRLDEEMSQIRSEIVEAQKLFENQSALISQVLNDIQQLYFYNRAKEAQQFQNRFSELWGGKDDPWSLRELSEQIQAALLLARKEHMS